The genomic interval ACCAAATAATCATCCGCCCCGGCATCTAAACCTGTGACTTTATCTGGGGTAGTATCCTTAGCAGTGAGCATCAGTACAGGTGCGGTTTTACCTGCTTGGCGATACTGACGACACAGACTCAACCCGCTGATTGCCGGCAACATCCAGTCCAAAATCAACAGGTCATATTCTTTTTGAGACAACAGCCATTGTGCAGTTTCCCCGTCTTCAACACCATCCACAATATATCCGACTTCCGAGAGCAAACCTTGCAATGGCTCTAATTGTTCGATGTCGTCTTCTACAACTAAGATCCGCATAAGCCGTTTCGGTTGCGCCTCTTTGCAATAATGGCTTATTTATAATAGAAGAGCCTCAGACTCCCCACGTCTTCCACCAGTTAGATTCTTTGAGAGTGATAAGGTGAATTATTAGAGCGGTTTTGCCCTTACCGAGGCAAATGCCAACTTAAGCTTTTTAACCTACGCACACAGTTAGCACGATCACTTTCTAGTCATATTTGTTGTTTACGTTCAAGATAACCCAAACAACGCAAAAATTTTGGTTCATCAGAATTTGAACAGCAAATGGCTTCCCATCAACTCCAGCAAGCTATTGGTACACTTCCTAACCGTAAAAGTGCGGTACAGGCACTTGACAAATTGAGAAGTCTTAACTTCCCAATGCACAAAGTTTCTGTAATCACCAAAAAACCTAAACTTGATAGTGCTGACACAACTGAGAAAAGTAATATGACTTCAGCAAAAGGTGCGGTTGCAGGTGGGGTAGCAGGAGCTACGGCGGGAGGTTTACTTGTCTTAGGCGGAGGTTTTGCTGCGTTGCTAATTCCTGGAATTGGTTCGGCGCTGACAGCAGGGTCTGTTTTAATGGCTCTTTTGGGAAGTGCATCTGCTGGTGGTCTTCTTGGCGCAGTACGAGGTTGGTTTTTTCCCGAAGAAGTCGCTCAACTCTACAATGACCGAATATACCAAAAAGATTATTTGTTGACGCTAAAAGGTACACAGGAGGAGATCTGTCGTGCTGAACCTATTTTAAAACAGTGCGGGATTGAGAATTGGCGTGTTTTTGATCCATAAGTCGAAGGCTTTAAGCCAATTAAGCGGGAGCATTTACTAGATTTTGGAGCCAATATGCCAATAACAGCTGATAAGGATTTGTCGGAAAACGAATGGCACTCTCTCTCTACACAGGAAGTGGCACAGCGTTTAGACAGTGACAATGAAAATGGTTTAACCTCCGATGAAGTAGCCAATCGGCAGGAACGTTTTGGTGCTAATCAACTGTCTGGTCAGGAAAAGAAAAGCCCTTGGTTACGATTTCTGCTGCAATTTCATCAGCCCCTATTATATATCTTGCTAGTAGCGGGAGTCATCACAGCTTTACTTCAAGATTGGGTAGATGCTGGGGTAATTTTCACTGTGACACTGCTTAACGCAATTATTGGCTTTATCCAGGAATCAAAAGCTGAGAGTGCGATCGCCGCTTTGGCAGAGATGACGACCACAGAAACCTCTGTGATGCGCGACGGTCAAAAATCACTGATTTCTTCCAACGAGTTAGTCCCAGGCGATTTAGTTTTGCTGTCCTCCGGTGACCGAATACCAGCCGATTTGCGGCTGATCACAGTCCGGGATTTACAAGTTGACGAGTCAGCTTTAACTGGGGAATCTGTCCCGGTTGAGAAAGCAACAGATCCACTCGAAACAGAAGTCCCACTGGCAGAGCGAAGGAATATGGCATATGCTGGCAGTCTGGTAACTTCTGGACAGGGAAGCGGCATTGTTGTGGCGATCGGTTCCACAACTGAGACAGGTAGAATCTCACAGTTAATTGATCAAAGTACGGATCTGCAAACACCCCTGACGCGCAAGATTGATAGATTTAGTCAAAAAGTGCTTTACGTTATTCTGGCACTAGCCGCACTAACATTTGCAGTTGGTTTAGCGCGAGGAGAATCTTGGGTTGATGGCTTTAAAGCAGCTGTCGCTTTAGCAGTCAGTGCGATTCCAGAAGGTTTACCTGCAGTTATCACAATTACTTTGGCGATTGGTGTTTCCCGCATGGCTCGTCGCCACGCCATTATCCGGAAATTACCAGCTGTTGAAGCTTTAGGCAGTACGACTGTTATCTGTTCTGATAAAACTGGTACACTCACTGAAAACCAGATGACGGTTCAAGATATCTTTGTCAGCGGCAAGCATTATGCAGTGAGTGGTGTGGGTTATGCTGCTGACGGTGAAATTTTATTAGATGAACAGCCCGTTGATTTGAGGGACGATTCGGCTTTACATGAATGCTTACTTGCAGGAGTGTTGTGCAACGATGCTCATACCAATTCACTAAAACTATGATACAGATAAAGAAGGAATAAATATCAACGAGCAAAGATGGCTGGAGTCACCAAAGTAGAAATATATGAGTCAGCAGAAGAATTACAGGAACTGCTGAGAAAACAAAAAATAGTATCAAGTCGTGAACGGATTCAAGCGTTGTATTTGCTGAAAATAGGTCATGTAAAAACAATACAGGATGTAGCGGTGGTGCTAGGGAGAGCAAGGGTAACGGTACAAAGATGGTTGAAGGACTATACCGAATCAGGAATAAAAGGTTTATTGTCAACGAAAAAGAGTCCAGGAAGACCGCCAATGATTAACTTACAAGCAAGAGAGCAGCTAGACAGAGAACTTCAACAGCCACAGGGATTTAAAAGTTATGAAGAAATACGAACTTGGTTAAAAGCAGTGGAAGGGATAGAAGCATCATATAAAGTAGTACACGACACAGTGCGCTATCAAATGAAAGCGAAGCTAAAAGTACCGCGAGCCGTAGGTGTCAAATACGATAGTGAAGCAGAATTGGAATTTAAAAAAAACTGCCACAATACCTAGAAGTAATTAAAAAACACATCATAGCACCAGTCGATAAACAAAAAAAAATTAGATATTGGTGTGGAGACGAAAGCCGTGTGGGGTTGAAGACTGAACCTGGGAGATTAATTACGACAAAAGGAGTCAAGCCCATCGGCATTATGCAATGGAAGCGGGATAATTTTTATTTATATGGATTAGTAGAACCATTAACTGGAGAGCATTTTATTTGGGAATTCTCTCATTTAAATACAGCTTGTTTCAATATTTTTTTAGAAAAATTCTCAGAGACTTATTCTCAAGATATACATATTCTTCAGTTAGATAATGGAGCGTTTCATTTTAGTCAGCATCTCAAACTACCAGAAAATATAGTTTTGTTATTTCAGCCTCCGCATACACCTCAAGTTAATCCAATTGAAAGATTGTGGGAGGAGGTTAAAAGGCATTTAACTTGGGAAAGCTTCTCAACTTTAGATGAATTAAGAGAATTTATTTGGAAGCGATTGGAACAATTAAACACATCAATCGTTGCTTCTATTACAGGTTGGGATTTTATTCTTGATGCTTTATTTGTATCAGGCTTTTCGTGAAATGGTATAAACGGCGGCGGATGGCATCAAGTTTCTTGTGTTCGCCACTTTTAGAGTCAAACTCCTCTGGGCGGCGATTATAAAATTCCCGCAGTGTCCTTTCTGCTCCTGCCACTCGTGCCTGATAAGTAGAACGCATCTCCTCATAGACAGATTTTGGCAACACCCCTGACTTCAAGAGGCTGTCTAATTCATCTTGTGCTGCTTTACCCGTCATCAGCTGAGCTTGCAACTCTTCAACCTGCAGCTGAACCTCTGAAAATTTGGATAATTTTAAACGTTTTACCAGCCAAGGCAAGCTTAACCCCTGACCTACTAATGACACCAGCACACTACCGAAGACTAAAGTAATGAGACCTTCTCGCCCTGGCAGTGTGGTGGGTAAGCTCAACGCCAAAGCCATTGAGAGTGAACCTTTGATGTTGCCTAAAAAGAGTAAATGTTGCCAGCGCAATGGAATTGGACGGTCAAACCAACGAACCCCTGCTAGCAGCGGATAGACCGTAAGAACTCGCGCTGCTTGATACGCCAAAACTGCAAGGAGAATTCCAGGTAAAGCCCTCCAGAGCGTTACCAGGTTTATTTCTACACCAATCAGCAGAAAAATAAAGGTGTTGACAGTAAAACTGGCATATTCCCAGAAACTCAACAAGGTGATGCGACTAGAAGCAGAAGTATTACGAGAAAGCCCAAAATTCCCGAAAATTAATCCAGCTACAACGACAGCCACCGCACCTGATACACCTAGAAATTGCCCAACCTGAAAAGTTCCTAATGCAACTGCGACCGTCAGTAAGAGACTGCTCAGGGGATCATCTAAACGG from Mastigocladopsis repens PCC 10914 carries:
- a CDS encoding helix-turn-helix domain-containing protein, with the protein product MAGVTKVEIYESAEELQELLRKQKIVSSRERIQALYLLKIGHVKTIQDVAVVLGRARVTVQRWLKDYTESGIKGLLSTKKSPGRPPMINLQAREQLDRELQQPQGFKSYEEIRTWLKAVEGIEASYKVVHDTVRYQMKAKLKVPRAVGVKYDSEAELEFKKNCHNT
- a CDS encoding IS630 family transposase, which gives rise to MRYWCGDESRVGLKTEPGRLITTKGVKPIGIMQWKRDNFYLYGLVEPLTGEHFIWEFSHLNTACFNIFLEKFSETYSQDIHILQLDNGAFHFSQHLKLPENIVLLFQPPHTPQVNPIERLWEEVKRHLTWESFSTLDELREFIWKRLEQLNTSIVASITGWDFILDALFVSGFS
- a CDS encoding cation:proton antiporter, with translation MEVASLVTVSIILLLLATGVALLTRRLRVPYVTGLVLAGLPITELLSRRIGLDPTLVLNLFLPILIFDAGINTDISRLRSTFKPIALLAGPGAVFSSGIIAVLLKFGLGLTWIPALFVGVILANTDTVSMIAVFKEIPVPSRLSTIVEGETLFNDAAALVSFNLILQVYSTGSLTLLEGIQQLLFIALGGCGVGLVLGYLSIPVFTRLDDPLSSLLLTVAVALGTFQVGQFLGVSGAVAVVVAGLIFGNFGLSRNTSASSRITLLSFWEYASFTVNTFIFLLIGVEINLVTLWRALPGILLAVLAYQAARVLTVYPLLAGVRWFDRPIPLRWQHLLFLGNIKGSLSMALALSLPTTLPGREGLITLVFGSVLVSLVGQGLSLPWLVKRLKLSKFSEVQLQVEELQAQLMTGKAAQDELDSLLKSGVLPKSVYEEMRSTYQARVAGAERTLREFYNRRPEEFDSKSGEHKKLDAIRRRLYHFTKSLIQIKHQE